Genomic window (Pyrus communis chromosome 13, drPyrComm1.1, whole genome shotgun sequence):
AGCTTTTCCTAAGTTAAACTGATTATCTATCCTAAGTCTTTGCCTGTTAAGAGTCCTTGATTCTTAAACCTAACAAGGTGACTTCATTAGCTTTCTCGGCGAAGTAAAATGTTCCATGATTGGATATTTCCCAATGACATTCAAAGTTCATTCAAATAGTCGAACCACTTTCACCATAAAGACAatcatctcttttgagtatctTTGTCCCTATAGTTTGGTACCGATTCGACGCACttatattttcacaaatatagTTGAAGTTGCTAAACCTAGTGCAGAAGATTGAATTTCATAGCAAAAGGCATAATTGCGTCTTTAGGTTCTAGAATCCAAGGCCAGGAGTGTTCCTTCCTTCACCTGATTAAGAAGTCAGGAGCATATTCCATCACACTCAAAAAGTATTTGCCCGGCCGAGCTGTATAGCAAATTGGCTTGCCTGCATCAGCAATCAATCACCAAAGAACGTAGTTAACTCTTAGTCACTCAGCCTGCAAGCCACGTCTATTCTCAAGAGATGGAATGGAAAATTTTGACTCGAGTTTTTTGAAATTATGTGTGACGAGTGGTAAATTTGTCacacaaaaaaacaataatgcatGCTTTTCGAAATGATGGGAAAAGAATTCTCGAGGGAAGCCAAGGGTATGACTTCTAgtgtgtttaccaaacattggTGTGATATCTCATACTCATTCCAGAGCTCCAATCTGCAAACCAAACGCCAAATGTTAATCTCCAAATTGTAAAACAATAATTTTGAAGAGATGAGATTATGTTGGATATATACTCCCCTTTTGGGATGTTTGATAATATTCCTCAAGTGTGGCTTGGGTGCCAAGACAAAAGTATAATTGAAGGGGAGAGAAAGAAACATTGACACAACATtggaaaaacacaaaacatatgGCTCGTTTCTTTGTTGGGAATATGAACAAAAAATGTTGATTTGTATTTGATTAAATCCATGCTAGAAATTCAGTTTAGAAGTAGTATCTTTTTGTTCTTTGGTTTATAGTTCATCTGATAGTTAATAATTTATATGTTTGTGCAGGATGTTAAGGGAAAGGATGTCGATCTCAGCGTGTACAGGGGAAAGGTTGTGATGGTTGTTAATGTTGCTTCCCAATGGTATTCCTCATATTCGGCCCTTCTCGCATTTATTTGTTCTTaatttagggaattgttattagcacttcaaaaatctcattctacactcctcacaagtatatttttgtttctaattatagaaagtttggagtgtaaaatgagattttttgagtgccaataacaattcccttaatttatttcttttgtaaaaagaaaataaaaactctaTAATCATTGTTGGTTTTCACTGATTTTGCAGTGGATTGACGGAGGAAAATTACACGGAGTTGAATCAACTATATCAAAAGTATAAAGATCAAGGTTTGCATTCTGTACTGTTTTGCAGCTTCAGCATATATTTCAACTCTTCTCTTTGGTTcgtttttttttgtatgatgTACCGGTGGTTGCGACACAGGCTTGGAGATTCTGGCATTTCCGTGTAACCAGTTTAACGCTCAGGAACCGGGAAGTAATGATCAGATTCAAGAGTTTGCCTGCACTCGTTTCAAAACAGCATTCCCAATTTTTAACAAGGTAGATTCAGAACTGAAACACTAGATTATGTCACGTCTGCATGCTTTCCAACAGCGTAAACTTACTAGAGCATTTAGGCAAGCCAGAAGATTATTCGACTATGCCTCATGCATGTATTGTCTTTGTAAAACGACGAAGAACTGCATTGTAACTATAATTGTTCTATATCAGCGGGTATTTATAACTCCCTTAGAACTTTTGCAGGTTAAGAATTTTAGATGTGTTTCTTGGTCGGTATTGTAATTATTTCAGACATTTTGTAAATTTACCACCTTTGTTCTCTGTGTTAGATTAAAGTAAACGGCTTTAATACTGCTCCGTTGTACAAGTTCTTGAAGTTAGGCAAATGGGGATTCTTCGAAGACGATATCCAGTGGAACTTTGCTAAGTTCCTTGTCAACAAGCAAGGAAAACCTGTCGGTCGTTATTACCCATCAACTTCCCCCCTTAGCCTTCAGGTGAAAACTTAGACGTCGAATTCGCAAATATGCTTATGTTATGCTGCTTCTGTTGTTTATTGCAGTGATCATCTGCAGGTTTTGTCAAGTACTCTAGTTGTGTgacattgttttatttttgcagCATGACATAAACAGGCTTTTGGAAGCCTCGTGAATTATGAATACTGTGCGATGCAAAGGCCTTAACCCGAGGGTGCATGCTCCCTGCCGGTTTCACTATTCGAACAAAACGATATCTGTTCTTTTTGGATGATTGACATTGGCCTAGTTGGGAGTCGGGATGTAATCATCTCTTCCGAACCATTGTTGACAATGACCTGTGTCTCAAAAACTCACTAGCTTTATCTAATTTACTTTAAATCTTGTAAAACACGGTATGTTAATTGGTTGTCAGGAGTGTAAAGATGCTAATCTCGTGGACATATACATTTGAAGTAAACTGCCCGTCTGGTGGCATTCGCGAAATAAAGGTCCGATGGATATGGTCACGCCACCACCGCCTAACTCACACCTGTTTGAGCAGACGGTGGATGAGCATTCCATGTGGTGTTTTGGATTGCACTATCGTGTTTTGGATTCACTGCGTTTTACGTTTTTCCGATCAATACAAGCGGTGTTGCCCCTAAAACACTCCCATAAGATCATAGTTTCATAGGAGTGGTAAACATCGTAATGGTTCCAAATTGTTACACACGGAACCACACATCAAGATACCAGACAAATCAATGAGATTAGCGGGATGCTTGCAAGTGATTATCGAAGGGGGCTATAATCACTTCTGAGGCCATAATCGCTTTTCCTCAGAACTGATGGCTCTTTTCATAATCACTTCCAAATGGGCCCTGAATGGCTCAGACAATGCTTCATCACCTAAGTGGCGAAACACAAGTTGCTCCGGAgacagaaaaaatgaaaaagagacTCGTTCATCCATGCATATGCAGCATACAATTCTACAAATTGTCATTTTTGAATCGGttacaaacttcaaatggaCTTTTGATTCAAATAGGAAGTTTCCACCTAAAAGCCAAAAGAATTTCTTGCTACTGATGAGTATTTTAACCTCCACACTACTTGAAACTTCCTCAACGAGTGAATTATGTCACCCGAAACATCCCCTGGAGTTATGGATTTTGTTACAGATTATGTTAGCACAAACTTGTTTACCCACCAGTGGGTGAACAAGGGTCGGAGAGTTGCATCACAGATTCAGTTCATTTACAACACATATATACAAACCTGGCATGTGTCTGTTGCAGCTTATCTTCACCCTCGAGTCAAGTCAATACCGGTGTGGGCATTTCTCAAATCAACTTGCCGCGAGCCAGGCCATATGCCTGCTCCGGAGGGATTATAATTTTGAGTTGGTGGGGCACTGCTTGGTAGACCCAATTTCTCGCTATGCTGTGGCTCGGAATTCTCATCGCTATTGGGATCAGCCA
Coding sequences:
- the LOC137713070 gene encoding probable phospholipid hydroperoxide glutathione peroxidase; this translates as MPSQPDEYPDGTIYEYSVKDVKGKDVDLSVYRGKVVMVVNVASQCGLTEENYTELNQLYQKYKDQGLEILAFPCNQFNAQEPGSNDQIQEFACTRFKTAFPIFNKIKVNGFNTAPLYKFLKLGKWGFFEDDIQWNFAKFLVNKQGKPVGRYYPSTSPLSLQHDINRLLEAS